A region from the Aeromicrobium choanae genome encodes:
- a CDS encoding Na+/H+ antiporter subunit A, with protein MVFLVALHFLVAAASPALVRMLDRRAFLVLALVPAASFVWLLGPVSRATDGDPTYERVAWIPQIGLDLDFAVNSLSGIVALLVTGVGSLVLVYCAWYFRPKDTEIWRFSGVLTAFAGAMLGLVLADNVYVLYVFWELTTVLSFLLIGHNPERRANRRAALNALIVTTFGGLAMLVGLVGLHQLSGTARLSEILADPPEPGAAVTASIALVLVGALSKSALLPFHFWLPGAMAAPTPVSAYLHAAAMVKAGIYLVALLAPAFAETPGWRPVLIGLGVATMILGGLRALRQYDVKLLLAYGTVSQLGFLMAVVGAGTRSAAFAGLALVCAHGLFKSALFLVVGVIDRSVGTRDLRELSGLRQARPLLFVTTVVAAASMAGLPVLFGFTAKEAALAAFVDLGHDLGHPAWGLIALAGIVIGSVLTVAYSARFVWGTFADKPGVEPCRPRDFSPWFAAVPAVLAALSLVAGLAGPFLTPRLATYSDQFPPGSHEAVLTLWHGFTPALWLSILAVAAGIALFVWRRPVAAAQHAIVDRLPFPDAERAYQAVMRGVDRLAVEVTGRTQRGSLPVYLGIILVTLVVVPGTALVRAWERPEVRVSDNPLQIVVGVVMIAAAVLTVRSRRRLRAVLLLGVTGYGTSILFVAHGAPDLALTQVLVETFLLVTFVLVLRRLPPFFSDRPFNIARWWRVGLGTAVGLSVAGFAFVATNARTATPISAGWAEPAYEYGGGKNIVNVALVDIRAWDTIGELSVLVVAATGIASLIFLLTDRAGRQVRPRRVVTPDSNAWLAANLHDQRRSIVFEIVTRLVFHTVIVFSVYLMISGHNSPGGGFAGGLIAGLALMIRYLAGGREELDNAAPVDAGFVLGLGLAVAALSGLLPTLLGGGVLQSAIIDVPIPVLGELHLVTSVFFDIGVYLVVVGLALDVLRSLGSGIDAHMEDEDGGAPDPRKDQVPV; from the coding sequence ATGGTCTTCCTCGTCGCGCTGCACTTTCTCGTTGCAGCGGCTTCCCCTGCGCTCGTCCGCATGCTGGATAGACGGGCTTTCCTGGTCCTCGCGCTGGTCCCGGCGGCGTCATTCGTGTGGCTCCTGGGGCCCGTTTCGCGGGCCACCGACGGCGATCCCACGTACGAGCGAGTGGCCTGGATTCCCCAGATCGGACTCGATCTCGACTTCGCCGTGAACTCCCTCAGCGGCATCGTGGCGCTGCTCGTCACGGGTGTCGGCTCCCTCGTCCTCGTCTACTGCGCCTGGTACTTCCGGCCCAAGGACACCGAGATCTGGCGCTTCTCCGGCGTCCTGACCGCCTTCGCCGGCGCGATGCTCGGCCTGGTGCTCGCGGACAACGTCTACGTGCTCTACGTGTTCTGGGAGCTCACGACCGTCCTGTCCTTCCTGCTGATCGGCCACAACCCCGAGCGCCGCGCCAACCGCCGTGCCGCCCTCAACGCGCTCATCGTGACCACGTTCGGTGGCCTGGCGATGCTGGTGGGCCTGGTCGGACTGCACCAGCTGAGCGGCACCGCGCGCCTGAGCGAGATCCTCGCCGATCCGCCCGAGCCGGGTGCCGCGGTGACCGCGTCGATCGCGCTGGTCCTGGTGGGCGCGCTCTCCAAGTCGGCCCTGCTGCCGTTCCACTTCTGGCTCCCGGGCGCGATGGCCGCCCCCACCCCGGTCAGCGCCTACCTGCACGCCGCGGCCATGGTGAAGGCCGGCATCTACCTCGTCGCCCTGCTGGCCCCCGCCTTCGCCGAGACCCCCGGCTGGCGCCCGGTGCTGATCGGCCTCGGCGTCGCCACGATGATCCTGGGCGGCCTGCGCGCGCTGCGGCAGTACGACGTGAAGCTGCTGCTGGCCTACGGCACCGTCAGCCAGCTGGGCTTCCTCATGGCCGTGGTCGGCGCGGGCACGCGGTCGGCCGCGTTCGCCGGGCTGGCCCTGGTGTGCGCCCACGGACTGTTCAAGTCGGCACTCTTCCTCGTCGTCGGCGTGATCGACCGCTCGGTCGGCACGCGCGACCTGCGCGAGCTGTCGGGCCTGCGGCAGGCCCGCCCCCTGCTCTTCGTCACCACCGTCGTCGCCGCGGCGTCGATGGCCGGCCTGCCCGTGCTGTTCGGCTTCACCGCGAAGGAGGCGGCGCTCGCCGCCTTCGTCGATCTGGGCCACGACCTCGGCCACCCGGCCTGGGGCCTGATCGCCCTCGCGGGCATCGTGATCGGCTCGGTGCTGACCGTCGCGTACAGCGCCCGCTTCGTCTGGGGCACGTTCGCCGACAAGCCCGGCGTCGAGCCGTGCAGGCCGCGCGACTTCTCGCCGTGGTTCGCAGCCGTGCCCGCCGTGCTCGCTGCCCTCAGCCTCGTCGCCGGTCTCGCCGGGCCGTTCCTGACCCCGCGGCTGGCCACCTACTCCGACCAGTTCCCGCCCGGTTCGCACGAGGCGGTGCTGACCCTCTGGCACGGCTTCACCCCGGCCCTGTGGCTCTCGATCCTCGCCGTCGCGGCCGGCATCGCCCTGTTCGTGTGGCGCCGTCCGGTGGCGGCCGCCCAGCACGCGATCGTCGACCGGCTCCCGTTCCCCGACGCCGAGCGCGCCTACCAAGCCGTCATGCGCGGGGTCGACCGCTTGGCCGTCGAGGTCACCGGCCGCACGCAGCGAGGCTCGCTGCCGGTCTACCTCGGCATCATCCTGGTGACGCTCGTCGTGGTGCCGGGCACCGCGCTCGTGCGGGCCTGGGAGCGACCCGAGGTCCGGGTCTCCGACAACCCCCTGCAGATCGTCGTCGGCGTCGTGATGATCGCCGCGGCCGTGCTCACCGTCCGGTCGCGCCGCCGTCTCCGCGCGGTGCTCCTGCTCGGCGTCACCGGCTACGGAACGTCGATCCTGTTCGTCGCCCACGGCGCCCCCGACCTCGCGCTCACCCAGGTGCTCGTCGAGACGTTCCTGCTCGTCACGTTCGTGCTCGTGCTGCGCCGTCTCCCCCCGTTCTTCAGCGACCGGCCGTTCAACATCGCCCGCTGGTGGCGGGTCGGCCTGGGCACCGCCGTGGGCCTCTCGGTGGCCGGGTTCGCGTTCGTCGCCACCAACGCCCGCACCGCCACCCCCATCTCCGCGGGCTGGGCCGAGCCGGCCTATGAGTACGGCGGCGGCAAGAACATCGTCAACGTGGCCCTCGTCGACATCCGTGCCTGGGACACCATCGGCGAGCTGAGCGTGCTCGTCGTCGCCGCGACCGGCATCGCGAGCCTGATCTTCCTGCTGACCGACCGCGCCGGACGCCAGGTCCGCCCGCGCCGCGTGGTCACCCCCGACTCCAACGCCTGGCTCGCGGCCAACCTCCACGACCAGCGCCGCTCGATCGTGTTCGAGATCGTCACCCGCCTGGTGTTCCACACGGTGATCGTCTTCTCGGTCTACCTCATGATCTCGGGCCACAACTCCCCCGGTGGCGGGTTCGCCGGCGGTCTCATCGCGGGCCTCGCGCTGATGATCCGCTACCTGGCCGGCGGTCGCGAGGAGCTCGACAACGCCGCGCCGGTCGACGCCGGATTCGTGCTGGGCCTCGGCCTCGCGGTGGCGGCCCTCTCGGGCCTGCTGCCCACGCTGCTCGGCGGCGGCGTCCTCCAGAGCGCCATCATCGACGTCCCGATCCCGGTGCTCGGCGAGCTGCACCTGGTCACGTCGGTCTTCTTCGACATCGGCGTGTACCTCGTCGTCGTCGGCCTCGCACTCGACGTCCTGCGCAGCCTCGGCAGCGGCATCGACGCCCACATGGAGGACGAGGACGGCGGCGCCCCCGACCCCCGGAAGGACCAGGTGCCGGTGTGA
- the pgm gene encoding phosphoglucomutase (alpha-D-glucose-1,6-bisphosphate-dependent), with translation MTERAGQPAAAEDLVDLAHLVTAYYTLRPDPDVVEQQVAFGTSGHRGSSLNTAFNEAHIAATTQAICDYRAHQGIDGPLFIGRDTHALSEPAWATAIEVLVGNDVDVLVDDRDGYTPTPAVSHAILRANRGRTTGLADGIVVTPSHNPPADGGFKYNPPHGGPADSDATSVIAARANELIAAGLSGVRRIPFARARAACRPYDFLGTYVDDLPNVIDLAAIAGAGVRIGADPLGGASVAYWGEIADRHGLDLTVVNPLVDGTFRFMTLDWDGKIRMDCSSPAAMASLIEQRDRFDVATGNDADSDRHGIVTPDAGLMNPNHFLAVAIAHLFGGSRPDWPAGAQIGKTLVSSSMIDRVAQQIGRPLVEVPVGFKWFVPGLIDGSFGFGGEESAGASFLRRDGGVWTTDKDGIIAALLASEIIATTGKTPSVLYGELVERHGDPAYARVDAPADREQKARLGNLSRDDVTATELAGEPITAVLTEAPGNGAAIGGLKVTTESAWFAARPSGTEDVYKIYAESFRGADHLAEVQAAAKSVVDAALASD, from the coding sequence ATGACGGAGCGCGCAGGACAGCCGGCCGCGGCGGAGGACCTCGTCGACCTGGCCCATCTCGTGACGGCCTACTACACGTTGAGGCCGGACCCCGACGTGGTCGAGCAGCAGGTGGCGTTCGGCACCAGCGGTCACCGCGGGTCGAGCCTGAACACCGCGTTCAACGAGGCCCACATCGCGGCCACGACTCAGGCGATCTGCGACTACCGCGCCCACCAGGGCATCGACGGGCCGCTGTTCATCGGGCGCGACACCCATGCCCTCTCCGAGCCCGCGTGGGCCACGGCGATCGAGGTGCTCGTCGGCAACGACGTCGACGTGCTGGTGGACGACCGCGACGGGTACACGCCCACGCCCGCGGTGTCGCACGCGATCCTGCGGGCCAACCGCGGCCGGACCACCGGCCTGGCCGACGGGATCGTCGTGACGCCGTCGCACAACCCGCCCGCCGACGGCGGCTTCAAGTACAACCCGCCGCACGGTGGTCCCGCCGACAGCGACGCCACGTCCGTCATCGCGGCCCGGGCGAACGAGCTCATCGCCGCGGGCCTCTCAGGCGTGCGCCGCATCCCGTTCGCCCGCGCCCGAGCCGCCTGCCGGCCCTACGACTTCCTCGGGACGTACGTCGACGACCTCCCGAACGTGATCGACCTCGCCGCCATCGCGGGCGCCGGCGTGCGGATCGGTGCCGACCCGCTCGGTGGCGCGAGCGTGGCGTACTGGGGTGAGATCGCCGACCGGCACGGGCTCGACCTCACCGTGGTCAACCCGCTCGTCGACGGCACCTTCCGGTTCATGACGCTGGACTGGGACGGCAAGATCCGCATGGACTGCTCGTCGCCAGCCGCCATGGCCTCGCTCATCGAGCAGCGCGACCGGTTCGACGTGGCCACCGGCAACGACGCCGACTCCGACCGGCACGGCATCGTCACCCCGGACGCCGGCCTGATGAACCCCAACCACTTCCTCGCCGTCGCGATCGCCCACCTCTTCGGCGGCAGCCGCCCCGACTGGCCGGCCGGGGCGCAGATCGGCAAGACCCTGGTGTCGTCCTCGATGATCGACCGGGTCGCGCAGCAGATCGGCCGCCCGCTCGTGGAGGTCCCCGTCGGATTCAAGTGGTTCGTGCCGGGACTCATCGACGGCTCGTTCGGCTTCGGTGGCGAGGAGTCGGCCGGTGCGTCGTTCCTGCGGCGCGACGGGGGCGTGTGGACGACCGACAAGGACGGCATCATCGCGGCACTACTGGCCTCGGAGATCATCGCCACCACCGGCAAGACGCCGAGCGTGCTCTACGGCGAGCTGGTCGAGCGGCACGGCGATCCGGCCTACGCCCGCGTCGACGCCCCGGCCGACCGCGAGCAGAAGGCGCGCCTGGGGAACCTGAGTCGCGACGACGTCACGGCCACCGAGCTGGCCGGCGAGCCGATCACGGCGGTGCTGACGGAGGCTCCCGGCAACGGCGCGGCCATCGGCGGCCTGAAGGTGACCACGGAGTCGGCGTGGTTCGCCGCGCGTCCGTCGGGCACCGAGGACGTCTACAAGATCTACGCCGAGTCGTTCCGCGGAGCCGACCACCTGGCCGAGGTGCAGGCCGCGGCGAAGTCGGTGGTCGACGCGGCGCTGGCCTCGGACTGA
- a CDS encoding alpha/beta fold hydrolase: MSTVEAAGLTFDLDLFGPEDGTPVVLLHGWPQDRRSWRGVAERLAAEGLRVVVPDQRGYSPGARPEGVEHYRAEILADDVVAIMAALGHERFHLVGHDWGAAVSWVAATRHADRVLTLTAVSVPHLAAYNEALAGDPDQQQRGAYIGLLRRPGKAEEVLLEDDGARLRAMYGGDVDPEDEAAYVVKLSEPGALTATLNWYRAMGPELSATPDVTVPTTFVWGATDLAIGRYGAERCGDHVSGDFRFVEVDSGHWLPDTHPDLLTSEIVDRVRSVGNGMMDA; this comes from the coding sequence GTGAGCACCGTGGAGGCCGCGGGCCTCACCTTCGACCTCGACCTGTTCGGCCCCGAGGACGGCACGCCCGTGGTCCTGCTGCACGGCTGGCCCCAGGACCGCCGCTCGTGGCGCGGTGTCGCCGAGCGCCTCGCCGCCGAGGGGCTGCGGGTCGTCGTCCCCGACCAGCGCGGCTACAGCCCGGGGGCGCGTCCCGAGGGGGTCGAGCACTACCGCGCCGAGATCCTCGCCGACGACGTCGTCGCGATCATGGCGGCGCTCGGGCACGAGCGGTTCCACCTCGTCGGACACGACTGGGGCGCCGCGGTCTCGTGGGTCGCGGCCACCCGTCACGCCGACCGGGTGCTGACCCTGACGGCCGTATCCGTGCCCCACCTCGCGGCCTACAACGAGGCGCTGGCCGGCGACCCCGACCAGCAGCAGCGCGGCGCGTACATCGGCCTGCTGCGCCGGCCGGGCAAGGCGGAGGAGGTGCTGCTCGAGGACGACGGCGCCCGCCTGCGCGCGATGTACGGCGGCGACGTCGACCCCGAGGACGAGGCTGCCTACGTCGTGAAGCTCAGCGAGCCGGGCGCCCTCACGGCCACGCTGAACTGGTACCGCGCGATGGGTCCCGAGCTCTCGGCCACGCCCGACGTCACCGTGCCCACCACGTTCGTCTGGGGCGCCACCGATCTCGCGATCGGCCGCTACGGCGCCGAGCGCTGCGGCGACCACGTCAGCGGCGACTTCCGCTTCGTCGAGGTCGACAGTGGCCACTGGCTGCCCGACACCCACCCGGACCTGCTCACCTCCGAGATCGTCGACCGGGTGCGAAGCGTCGGAAACGGCATGATGGACGCATGA
- a CDS encoding DUF1800 domain-containing protein, with protein MVTLPGTRPRLPESAQHLVRRFTYGYNGRLAADVLRHQDADAWFEAQLSPGADPEADATLAWFPHLRDSPALAWENARAGVHNGGQYGHDLVRHTLSRRVTARFQVHEVMVDFWSNLLHIPAGEDSSFPWRMDYDAKAIRPHALGTYRELLRAAVTHPSMSGYLSNHRNTKSQINENLGRELLELYTVGRTAGYSEDDVKSSARLLTGFTVAVGKDYAAGYDPSRHHVGAVTVLGRRFENAAADGRAQVNAYLDWLAGRPETAARIAHRLCVRFVSDDPPQSTVDAVAATYLDSGTDIKACLRTLVRHPGFRAAAFRKARTPVEDVLATQRACDIVPTGAGSGTHLDSFTWHCTWTGQALFSWPRPDGFPENSDTYLSPARMLRTWTTHTWAANTTSTLTQATKPQVRDLIPPVWPLPLEDLVHHQAVMMTGRQATRETVDGAAKLIGNPATHVFTKAWERDTGYLAWMLTLIRTAILNAPEAMLR; from the coding sequence ATGGTCACCCTTCCCGGCACGCGGCCTCGGCTCCCCGAGTCCGCCCAGCACCTGGTGCGCCGCTTCACCTACGGGTACAACGGGCGCCTGGCCGCCGACGTCCTGCGCCACCAGGATGCCGACGCGTGGTTCGAGGCGCAGCTGTCACCGGGCGCCGACCCCGAGGCGGACGCCACCTTGGCCTGGTTCCCCCACCTGCGGGACTCCCCCGCCCTGGCCTGGGAGAACGCGCGAGCGGGAGTCCACAACGGTGGTCAGTACGGCCACGACCTCGTCCGTCATACCCTCAGCCGACGCGTGACGGCGCGGTTCCAGGTGCACGAGGTGATGGTCGACTTCTGGTCCAACCTGCTGCACATCCCCGCCGGCGAGGACTCGAGCTTCCCGTGGCGCATGGACTACGACGCCAAGGCGATCCGACCGCACGCCCTGGGCACCTACCGCGAGCTCCTGCGCGCGGCCGTGACCCATCCGTCGATGTCGGGCTACCTGTCCAACCATCGCAACACCAAGAGCCAGATCAACGAGAACCTGGGTCGCGAGCTGCTCGAGCTGTACACCGTGGGACGGACCGCGGGCTACAGCGAGGACGACGTGAAGAGCTCGGCCCGGCTGCTCACCGGGTTCACCGTGGCCGTCGGCAAGGACTACGCCGCGGGGTACGACCCGAGCCGGCACCACGTCGGCGCCGTCACCGTCCTCGGACGGAGGTTCGAGAACGCCGCCGCCGACGGCCGCGCCCAGGTCAACGCCTACCTCGACTGGCTCGCGGGCCGGCCCGAGACCGCCGCGCGCATCGCTCACCGGCTGTGCGTGCGATTCGTCAGCGACGATCCGCCGCAGAGCACGGTCGACGCCGTGGCCGCCACGTACCTCGACTCCGGCACGGACATCAAGGCCTGCCTGCGCACGCTCGTCCGCCATCCCGGCTTCCGCGCCGCGGCGTTCCGCAAGGCGCGCACTCCGGTGGAGGACGTGCTGGCCACCCAGCGCGCCTGCGACATCGTGCCGACCGGCGCGGGGTCGGGCACCCATCTCGACTCGTTCACCTGGCACTGCACCTGGACGGGGCAGGCCCTGTTCTCGTGGCCGCGGCCCGACGGCTTCCCCGAGAACTCCGACACGTACCTCTCCCCCGCCCGGATGCTGCGCACGTGGACCACCCACACGTGGGCCGCCAACACCACCAGCACCCTGACGCAGGCCACGAAGCCGCAGGTGCGCGACCTGATCCCGCCGGTGTGGCCCCTCCCCCTCGAGGACCTCGTGCACCACCAGGCCGTGATGATGACCGGGCGCCAGGCCACCCGTGAGACGGTCGACGGTGCCGCGAAGCTGATCGGCAACCCCGCCACCCACGTGTTCACCAAGGCCTGGGAACGCGACACCGGCTACCTCGCCTGGATGCTCACCCTCATCCGTACGGCGATCCTCAACGCGCCGGAGGCGATGCTGCGATGA
- a CDS encoding DUF1501 domain-containing protein, with amino-acid sequence MTNGHDDACADYGVTRRNVLKSAGLIGMAGVSTVMFGDVLTSTAYGATNGNILVVLSLRGGADGMSMMVPHAEPAYYAARPSIAVKKGELLRPDATFGLHPSFAPLASLWDSGRMAAIHAVGLPTPNRSHFEAMELVEDADPGSSERIGWLNRVIGCFTSNDVFDGIRVGSTVMPTSLIGPEPSFATSDFSSLSVPWADHATLGPRLRSVLSTMYRDAGTVIGRAGQEAIALDRRSGPIAAEEKKGPQNGAVYPEHNELGKALASSAALIRSGVGVRAIAVDFGGWDHHVDISWRISRQIEQMSQSIAAFLTDLGPHASRVTIVTLSEFGRRLGQNGAAGLDHGYGNAVFAFGAGVKGGYYANWPTLANGRQVDGDLAVTTDYRNVLAEILQTRFPEVGVGTVFPGLGRTSLGFMSPH; translated from the coding sequence ATGACCAACGGCCACGACGACGCCTGCGCCGACTACGGCGTCACCCGCCGCAACGTGCTGAAGTCCGCCGGACTCATCGGCATGGCCGGCGTCTCCACGGTGATGTTCGGCGACGTGCTGACGTCCACGGCGTACGGAGCCACGAACGGCAACATCCTCGTCGTGCTGTCGCTGCGGGGCGGCGCCGACGGCATGTCGATGATGGTGCCCCACGCCGAGCCGGCCTACTACGCCGCGCGGCCGTCCATCGCGGTCAAGAAGGGCGAGCTGCTCCGGCCCGACGCCACCTTCGGCCTGCACCCGTCGTTCGCGCCGCTGGCAAGCCTGTGGGACAGCGGCAGGATGGCCGCCATCCACGCCGTCGGACTGCCCACACCGAACCGCTCGCACTTCGAGGCGATGGAGCTGGTCGAGGACGCCGACCCCGGCTCGTCGGAGCGCATCGGCTGGCTCAACCGCGTGATCGGCTGCTTCACGTCCAACGACGTCTTCGACGGGATCCGCGTCGGGTCCACCGTCATGCCGACCTCGTTGATCGGGCCCGAGCCGTCGTTCGCGACGTCCGACTTCTCGTCCCTCTCGGTGCCCTGGGCCGACCACGCGACCCTCGGCCCGCGGCTGCGCTCGGTGCTCTCGACGATGTATCGCGACGCCGGGACCGTCATCGGGCGCGCGGGCCAGGAGGCCATCGCGCTGGACCGGCGCAGCGGCCCGATCGCCGCCGAGGAGAAGAAGGGGCCGCAGAACGGGGCGGTCTACCCCGAGCACAACGAGCTCGGGAAGGCCCTGGCGAGCTCCGCCGCGCTGATCCGCTCGGGTGTCGGGGTGCGCGCGATCGCGGTGGACTTCGGCGGCTGGGACCACCACGTCGACATCTCGTGGAGGATCAGCCGCCAGATCGAGCAGATGTCGCAGTCCATCGCGGCGTTCCTGACCGATCTCGGCCCGCACGCCTCACGCGTGACGATCGTGACGCTCAGCGAGTTCGGCCGGCGGTTGGGCCAGAACGGGGCGGCGGGACTCGACCACGGCTACGGCAACGCGGTCTTCGCGTTCGGCGCGGGCGTCAAGGGCGGCTACTACGCGAACTGGCCCACGCTCGCGAACGGGCGGCAGGTCGACGGCGACCTCGCCGTGACCACGGACTACCGCAACGTCCTGGCCGAGATCCTGCAGACGCGCTTCCCGGAGGTGGGGGTCGGGACCGTGTTCCCGGGGCTGGGCCGCACATCTCTGGGATTCATGTCGCCGCACTGA
- a CDS encoding lysoplasmalogenase: MNSLRSPWLAAFGIAVVVHLALVLAQAQPWDSITKCLLAPLLVAWVIEQRGPRLLAIALVLCLFGDLFLEIDGLFIAGMASFAAAHVCFVTFFVRRGALDVLRRTVWIPLALAAGAVLLLAWVWSGLEPGLRVPVVVYALLLASTAATALAVDLRAGIGALLFLFSDGLIAARIADRVPEESAFGGFVVMLTYSLALFLLTTAIVQKEARSRAAGGFDATRATDCWPKLPAGAV, encoded by the coding sequence ATGAACTCGCTCCGGAGCCCCTGGCTCGCCGCCTTCGGCATCGCCGTCGTGGTGCACCTGGCCCTCGTGCTGGCGCAGGCCCAGCCCTGGGACAGCATCACCAAGTGCCTCCTCGCCCCTCTCCTCGTCGCGTGGGTGATCGAGCAGCGCGGTCCGCGACTCCTCGCGATCGCGCTGGTCCTCTGCCTGTTCGGTGACCTCTTCCTGGAGATCGACGGCCTCTTCATCGCCGGCATGGCGTCGTTCGCCGCGGCGCACGTGTGCTTCGTGACCTTCTTCGTCCGCCGCGGCGCCCTCGACGTGCTGCGCCGCACCGTCTGGATCCCGCTCGCCCTCGCGGCGGGAGCGGTCCTGCTGCTGGCCTGGGTGTGGTCGGGCCTCGAGCCGGGGCTTCGCGTCCCGGTCGTGGTCTACGCCCTGCTGCTCGCCTCGACGGCCGCCACGGCCCTCGCGGTCGACCTCCGGGCCGGCATCGGCGCGCTGCTGTTCCTGTTCAGTGACGGGCTCATCGCGGCGCGCATCGCCGACCGCGTCCCCGAGGAATCCGCGTTCGGCGGCTTCGTCGTCATGCTGACCTACTCGCTGGCCCTGTTCCTGCTCACCACGGCGATCGTCCAGAAGGAGGCGCGCAGCCGCGCCGCCGGAGGGTTCGATGCGACGCGGGCCACGGACTGCTGGCCGAAGCTCCCCGCGGGAGCGGTGTGA
- a CDS encoding pyridoxamine 5'-phosphate oxidase family protein, which translates to MSTGTIQELDQDECRELLKVGRFARIAFDAGDRLELLPVNYAYDDDTILISTSRTSGLATIVDRRFVLEADHHDDTYQTGWSVIVRGTAQEATAEQLESFGTRLPSSWAGATGASTHIAITIEEIGGRRVRQFAS; encoded by the coding sequence ATGAGCACCGGAACGATCCAGGAGTTGGACCAGGACGAGTGCCGTGAGCTGCTGAAGGTCGGCCGGTTCGCGCGGATCGCGTTCGACGCCGGCGACCGCCTGGAGCTGCTGCCCGTCAACTACGCGTACGACGACGACACGATCCTGATCAGCACGAGCCGCACCTCGGGCCTGGCGACGATCGTCGATCGGCGGTTCGTGCTGGAGGCGGATCACCACGACGACACCTACCAGACCGGCTGGAGCGTCATCGTGCGTGGAACCGCCCAGGAGGCCACCGCCGAGCAGCTGGAGTCGTTCGGCACCCGACTGCCGAGCTCGTGGGCCGGTGCGACGGGTGCGTCCACGCACATCGCGATCACGATCGAGGAGATCGGCGGCCGGCGCGTGCGTCAGTTCGCCAGCTGA
- a CDS encoding exonuclease domain-containing protein gives MPEASASPTSEPGRPGAGRRAKNVLPPREDPNAWYRQPLASLDFETTGIDPHRDRILSFAALSDVGGDLMGMVNPGVPIPESSADIHGITASDLARAPMSAQALRPVLAWVHDVIERRIGLVVYNASFDLTLLRAEAIRHDLDQPDWDRLLVVDPFVIDWGIDREREGQRRLADVAAHYGVRLDRAHDAAHDARAAREIAITMGKSFEKAIGSSLTMLMAQQRYWIAARTMDWNKRAHELGRGLTIPDLNWPFA, from the coding sequence ATGCCTGAAGCGTCCGCCAGTCCCACGTCCGAGCCGGGTCGTCCCGGCGCGGGACGGCGCGCCAAGAACGTCCTGCCCCCGCGCGAGGACCCGAATGCCTGGTACCGCCAGCCGCTCGCGTCCCTCGACTTCGAGACCACGGGCATCGATCCCCACCGGGACCGGATCCTGAGCTTCGCCGCGCTGTCGGACGTCGGCGGGGACCTCATGGGCATGGTCAATCCCGGCGTGCCGATCCCCGAGTCCTCGGCCGACATCCACGGCATCACGGCCTCCGACCTCGCCCGCGCGCCGATGTCGGCGCAGGCGCTGCGTCCCGTGCTGGCCTGGGTCCACGACGTGATCGAGCGCCGGATCGGCCTGGTCGTCTACAACGCCTCGTTCGACCTCACGCTGCTGCGCGCCGAGGCCATCCGTCACGACCTCGACCAGCCCGACTGGGACCGGCTGCTCGTCGTCGACCCGTTCGTCATCGACTGGGGCATCGACCGCGAGCGCGAGGGCCAGCGTCGGCTGGCCGACGTCGCCGCGCACTACGGGGTCCGCCTCGACCGGGCGCACGACGCGGCCCACGACGCCCGCGCGGCGCGCGAGATCGCGATCACGATGGGCAAGAGCTTCGAGAAGGCGATCGGATCGAGCCTGACGATGCTCATGGCGCAGCAGCGCTACTGGATCGCCGCGCGCACGATGGACTGGAACAAGCGCGCGCACGAGCTGGGCCGCGGGCTGACGATCCCCGACCTCAACTGGCCGTTCGCCTGA
- a CDS encoding Na(+)/H(+) antiporter subunit C, with protein sequence MTANLMLIAVVGVLVGSGVTLVLERSLTRILVGFVLIGNGLNVLFLVVSGPAGAAPILGLSGDPMADPLPQAMALTAIVITLGTTAFGLALAYRAWQLTGTDDVQDDVEDDLIRRRAERDEVSATFDEADSELPDEGYAGDSTLAPEDEVPA encoded by the coding sequence GTGACAGCGAACCTGATGCTGATCGCCGTCGTCGGCGTCCTCGTGGGCAGCGGGGTCACGCTCGTGCTCGAGCGCAGCCTGACCCGCATCCTCGTGGGCTTCGTCCTCATCGGCAACGGCCTGAACGTGCTGTTCCTCGTGGTCTCCGGACCCGCCGGCGCGGCGCCCATCCTGGGGCTGTCCGGTGACCCGATGGCCGATCCGCTGCCCCAGGCGATGGCGCTGACGGCGATCGTGATCACCCTCGGCACCACCGCGTTCGGGCTCGCGCTGGCGTACCGCGCCTGGCAGCTGACCGGCACCGACGACGTCCAGGACGACGTCGAGGACGACCTGATCCGCCGCCGCGCCGAGCGCGACGAGGTCTCGGCCACCTTCGACGAGGCCGACTCCGAGCTTCCCGACGAGGGCTACGCGGGCGACTCCACGCTCGCCCCCGAGGACGAGGTGCCCGCATGA